A section of the Acidobacterium capsulatum ATCC 51196 genome encodes:
- a CDS encoding SurA N-terminal domain-containing protein, translating into MDFLLSRSISHRKSAFAFRFSRPVRAVVGVAVLAASVAAISGCNRAHKADVLATVNGKPIMKSQVDLLYEANVGKQPEKPTKVQGDIVRLNILSRLINEEILMQRAAKMNLVASNEDVESRLNEIKAPFTPDEFQKQLAQQHLTLDALKQQIRNQLTEQKLFNKEINSKIDVTDDQITAYYNAHKAEFNLPQPQFHLAQILVTNIPENAKNSGNLQNSKAMNDAEAKRKIQMLDDRLKNGDDFGTLASNFSENPQNSSNGGDMGFISQQELQSDPDVWGAVSKLSPGEITPVLPVYATQDHKKVIGYAIYKLLDKEGAGQLELSDPRVQQSIRQRLHESRSQLMQNAYLEMLRDQAHVVNYYAESIFKNGPQ; encoded by the coding sequence ATGGACTTTTTGCTTTCCCGATCGATTTCTCATCGCAAGTCTGCTTTCGCCTTCCGTTTCTCTCGCCCTGTTCGCGCCGTGGTTGGCGTTGCGGTGCTGGCCGCCAGCGTCGCCGCCATCAGCGGATGCAATCGCGCCCACAAGGCCGATGTGCTCGCGACCGTGAACGGCAAGCCGATCATGAAGTCGCAGGTCGACCTGCTGTATGAAGCCAACGTCGGCAAGCAGCCCGAAAAGCCCACCAAGGTTCAAGGCGACATCGTGCGCCTCAATATTCTGAGCCGTCTCATCAATGAAGAGATTCTCATGCAGCGCGCTGCCAAGATGAATCTGGTCGCGAGCAACGAGGATGTCGAGTCGCGCCTCAACGAAATCAAGGCACCCTTCACCCCGGATGAATTTCAGAAGCAGCTCGCGCAGCAGCACCTCACGCTCGATGCGCTCAAACAGCAGATCCGGAACCAGTTGACCGAGCAGAAGCTCTTCAACAAGGAGATCAACTCCAAGATCGACGTCACCGACGATCAGATCACGGCCTACTACAACGCGCACAAGGCCGAGTTCAATCTGCCCCAGCCGCAGTTCCATCTGGCACAGATTCTCGTCACCAACATTCCAGAGAACGCCAAGAACTCCGGCAATCTGCAGAACAGCAAGGCCATGAACGACGCCGAGGCAAAGCGCAAGATTCAGATGCTCGATGATCGTCTCAAGAACGGAGACGACTTCGGCACGCTGGCTTCGAATTTCTCCGAGAATCCGCAGAACTCCAGCAACGGCGGCGACATGGGCTTCATCTCCCAGCAGGAACTGCAGTCGGATCCCGACGTTTGGGGCGCTGTCAGCAAGCTCTCTCCCGGCGAGATCACCCCGGTGCTGCCGGTCTACGCCACTCAGGACCACAAGAAGGTCATCGGCTACGCCATCTACAAGCTGCTCGACAAGGAAGGCGCGGGCCAACTGGAGCTGAGCGATCCCCGTGTGCAGCAGTCCATCCGCCAGCGCCTGCATGAGAGCCGCTCGCAGCTCATGCAGAATGCCTATCTTGAGATGCTGCGCGACCAGGCACACGTAGTGAACTATTACGCCGAGTCGATCTTCAAGAACGGCCCGCAGTAA
- a CDS encoding Gfo/Idh/MocA family protein, translating to MTRYGILGFGHHARKRLISAFEGAAHSQLAGFWRHNEQKAAADAAEFGIAAYPTADALCASPEIDAVFITSPDAMHLNDVLLALHHGKPVLCEKPLAMRTPEVEQMLAAAQSAGVFLGVAQNMRYYQSVELIRRWIAEGRIGAPQLVHAQVCHDGTRSPRTWICDPSLACGGPIGDVGIHCIDAVRYVLGDDVSQVATLGHGDAISGQVEAHAALSLAFHSGAVGAVTLTTRGRYRSRLEVTGTTGVIACENALTVDHDVEVQLLRGWDGVEQQERVSNADGYSRMLDAFSAAIQGKEPFRAPATDGLLNQRILDAAYDSMRSGHAVRP from the coding sequence ATGACCCGTTACGGCATCCTCGGCTTTGGACACCACGCCCGCAAGCGCCTCATCTCCGCCTTTGAGGGAGCGGCCCACTCGCAGCTCGCCGGCTTCTGGCGGCACAACGAGCAAAAGGCCGCGGCCGACGCCGCCGAGTTCGGCATCGCGGCTTACCCCACCGCCGATGCTCTGTGCGCCTCACCGGAAATCGATGCGGTCTTCATCACGTCACCCGATGCCATGCACCTCAACGATGTGCTGCTGGCCCTGCATCATGGCAAGCCAGTGCTCTGTGAAAAGCCTCTGGCCATGCGCACGCCAGAGGTCGAGCAGATGCTCGCCGCCGCGCAATCTGCAGGAGTTTTTCTCGGCGTCGCCCAGAACATGCGCTACTACCAGAGCGTCGAGCTCATCCGCCGCTGGATCGCCGAGGGCCGCATTGGCGCGCCTCAACTCGTGCATGCCCAGGTCTGTCATGACGGCACCCGCAGCCCGCGCACCTGGATCTGTGACCCCAGTCTCGCCTGTGGAGGCCCGATCGGCGACGTGGGCATTCATTGCATCGATGCGGTTCGCTATGTGCTCGGCGATGACGTCTCACAAGTCGCTACGCTCGGGCATGGCGATGCCATCTCCGGTCAGGTGGAAGCGCACGCAGCCCTCTCGCTCGCCTTTCATTCCGGGGCTGTAGGAGCCGTTACTCTCACCACGCGAGGCCGTTACCGCTCGCGCCTGGAAGTCACCGGCACCACCGGCGTCATTGCTTGTGAGAACGCGCTGACCGTCGATCATGACGTAGAAGTGCAGTTGCTGCGCGGCTGGGACGGAGTGGAGCAGCAGGAACGGGTTTCGAATGCCGATGGCTATAGCCGCATGCTCGATGCTTTTTCCGCCGCGATCCAGGGCAAGGAGCCCTTCCGCGCTCCCGCCACGGATGGCCTGCTCAATCAGCGCATCCTCGATGCCGCCTACGACTCCATGCGCTCAGGCCACGCGGTCAGGCCCTGA
- a CDS encoding biotin/lipoyl-containing protein: MTIYLEMEGQQRKVRVERDAEGRIRTWLDDEPIAVDAQMLRPAVLSLIVDGRAHRVVLEEAVEETAVHVGRERIAYRLNDPRSLRSRRRSGESGDGPATLKASMPGRVVRVVHARGDSVAAGQGVLVIEAMKMQNEVKSPKDGTVAQLMVAAGDTVSAGQVLAVIE, encoded by the coding sequence ATGACAATTTATCTCGAGATGGAAGGCCAGCAGCGGAAGGTGCGCGTGGAGCGGGACGCCGAAGGACGCATCCGGACCTGGCTCGATGACGAGCCGATCGCGGTGGATGCACAAATGCTGCGGCCCGCTGTCCTGTCTCTGATCGTGGACGGCCGCGCCCATCGCGTGGTGCTGGAAGAGGCCGTCGAGGAGACGGCCGTGCATGTGGGGCGGGAACGCATTGCTTATCGACTGAATGACCCGCGCTCGCTGCGCTCACGGCGGCGGAGCGGCGAGAGTGGCGATGGGCCGGCGACGCTGAAGGCCTCCATGCCGGGCCGCGTGGTGCGCGTGGTGCATGCGCGGGGCGACAGCGTGGCTGCCGGGCAAGGTGTGCTGGTGATTGAGGCCATGAAGATGCAGAACGAGGTTAAATCGCCCAAGGATGGCACGGTGGCGCAATTGATGGTGGCTGCCGGCGACACCGTCAGCGCGGGGCAGGTGCTGGCGGTGATTGAGTAG
- a CDS encoding acetyl-CoA carboxylase biotin carboxylase subunit codes for MFKKILIANRGEIALRVARACRERGIATVAVYSDADRAGLHVLEADEAYRLGAAPAQESYLRGDLILEIAKKTGAQAIHPGYGFLSENADFAEACEAAGVKFIGPPASAMRALGSKTRARQAADAAGMPRTPGSTKGLASLEEAHTVAQQIGYPVMLKAAAGGGGKGMRAVNDPTELGSAFESARSEAERSFGSGEVYLEKLIERPRHIEIQVLADEHGNCLYLGERECSVQRRHQKVIEEAPSAAVSEALRQRMGEAAVRLAQSAGYTNAGTVEFLVDAEENFYFLEMNTRLQVEHPVTELVTGLDLVHLQIQIAEGQPLGIRQEEIQLRGHAIECRVYAEDPENNFFPSPGKITRLLQPGGPGIREDCGVYEGWTVPMDYDPMLSKLIAYAPTREMAIARLLRALDEYVIGGIRSNLGLFRRILRDEGFRTAAIDTGYLDRLLALGAPDGDAHEARGDESEHADGTSRHATAAIGAALLEEARSTAGASQNGGGSSPMHAGAWKLAARRESLR; via the coding sequence ATGTTCAAGAAAATTCTGATTGCGAACCGGGGAGAGATCGCATTGCGTGTTGCCCGCGCCTGCCGGGAGCGCGGCATTGCGACGGTGGCGGTATATTCCGACGCCGACCGTGCGGGTTTGCATGTGCTGGAGGCGGATGAAGCATACCGGCTCGGAGCAGCTCCGGCGCAGGAGTCGTATCTGCGCGGCGACCTGATTCTGGAGATCGCAAAGAAGACAGGCGCGCAGGCCATTCACCCCGGATACGGATTTTTATCGGAAAACGCCGATTTCGCTGAGGCATGCGAAGCGGCTGGAGTGAAGTTCATTGGACCGCCAGCGAGTGCCATGCGGGCACTGGGTTCGAAGACGCGCGCGCGGCAGGCGGCGGATGCAGCGGGAATGCCGCGCACGCCCGGTTCCACCAAAGGGTTGGCATCGCTCGAAGAGGCACATACGGTGGCGCAGCAAATCGGGTATCCGGTGATGCTGAAAGCGGCGGCGGGCGGCGGCGGCAAGGGTATGCGCGCGGTCAATGACCCTACGGAGCTGGGTTCCGCCTTTGAGTCGGCTCGCAGCGAGGCAGAGCGGTCATTCGGCTCGGGCGAAGTGTACCTGGAAAAGCTGATCGAGAGGCCGCGGCATATTGAGATTCAGGTGCTGGCGGACGAGCACGGAAACTGCCTGTATCTGGGCGAGCGGGAGTGTTCGGTGCAGCGGCGGCACCAGAAGGTGATTGAGGAAGCGCCTTCTGCGGCGGTGAGTGAGGCACTGCGGCAGCGAATGGGCGAAGCGGCAGTGCGGCTAGCGCAATCGGCCGGCTATACGAATGCCGGAACGGTCGAATTTCTGGTGGATGCGGAAGAAAACTTCTACTTCCTCGAAATGAATACACGGCTTCAGGTGGAGCATCCAGTCACGGAATTGGTCACGGGACTTGATCTAGTTCACTTACAGATACAAATTGCCGAGGGGCAGCCGCTTGGCATCCGGCAGGAAGAGATTCAATTGCGCGGACACGCCATCGAATGCCGCGTATATGCCGAAGACCCGGAGAATAACTTCTTCCCTTCGCCAGGAAAAATCACACGGCTGCTGCAACCAGGAGGGCCGGGCATTCGCGAGGATTGTGGCGTTTACGAAGGCTGGACCGTGCCGATGGATTACGACCCGATGCTGTCCAAACTGATCGCCTATGCGCCAACACGCGAGATGGCGATTGCGCGCCTGCTGCGCGCGCTCGATGAGTATGTGATTGGCGGCATCCGGTCAAATCTGGGGCTCTTCCGCCGCATTCTGCGGGACGAGGGATTCCGTACAGCGGCCATCGACACCGGCTATCTGGACCGGTTGCTGGCACTGGGCGCACCTGACGGAGATGCCCATGAGGCGCGCGGGGACGAATCCGAACACGCGGACGGGACGAGCAGGCATGCCACGGCAGCGATTGGTGCGGCACTCCTCGAAGAAGCACGCTCCACTGCTGGCGCAAGTCAGAACGGCGGCGGAAGCAGTCCGATGCATGCCGGAGCCTGGAAGCTCGCAGCCCGGCGGGAGAGCCTGCGATGA
- a CDS encoding tetratricopeptide repeat protein, protein MNRIARFPVLAAATMILLTTMSGCKKLEARDQLNKGVEAFKAAQYEDAINHFQKAVDLDPTYPETRTYLATAYASEVVPDLKTPQNEKTAQMAINIFKQVLEQTPNDVNSLAQIANLYMDLDEFDKAKAWNQKVLQADPKNSQAAYTIGVIDWRIAYKNSQGALKTANLTDDGKGNPKMPKQVCQEIKQQNTDIVNEGMTYLNEALQIDPTYDNAMSYLNLMYRQKANLDCGDESARKQDVQTADQWAAKALTTRRQNEEKKAKVARGIVIQEGK, encoded by the coding sequence ATGAACCGAATCGCACGTTTTCCGGTGCTGGCAGCGGCGACGATGATTCTGCTGACCACCATGTCCGGGTGCAAAAAGCTGGAGGCGCGGGATCAGCTCAACAAGGGCGTAGAGGCCTTCAAAGCAGCCCAGTACGAGGACGCCATCAATCATTTCCAGAAAGCCGTGGATCTGGATCCTACTTATCCTGAGACACGGACATATCTGGCGACTGCCTATGCCTCTGAAGTTGTGCCCGATCTGAAGACTCCGCAGAATGAGAAGACCGCCCAGATGGCGATCAATATCTTCAAGCAGGTTCTCGAGCAGACTCCGAACGACGTGAACAGCCTCGCGCAGATTGCGAATCTGTACATGGATCTGGATGAGTTCGACAAGGCAAAGGCATGGAATCAGAAGGTTCTGCAGGCAGATCCGAAGAACTCCCAGGCCGCCTACACCATTGGCGTGATCGACTGGCGCATCGCCTACAAGAATTCCCAAGGCGCGTTGAAGACTGCAAACCTGACCGACGACGGCAAGGGTAATCCCAAGATGCCGAAGCAGGTTTGCCAGGAGATCAAGCAGCAAAATACGGACATCGTGAACGAGGGCATGACGTATTTGAACGAGGCCCTGCAGATTGATCCGACCTATGACAACGCCATGTCCTACCTCAATCTGATGTACCGCCAGAAGGCTAATCTGGATTGCGGCGATGAGAGCGCCCGCAAGCAGGACGTGCAGACGGCGGACCAGTGGGCTGCCAAGGCATTGACGACCCGCCGCCAGAACGAAGAGAAGAAGGCGAAGGTTGCACGCGGTATCGTGATTCAGGAAGGCAAGTAA
- a CDS encoding ExbD/TolR family protein: MAMSTGGGPGKLASDPNVTPLIDVLLVLLIIFMVIVPVTPHGLNAQVPLPPKHKTQTENDTAIVVQVFNGSNGTASYKINQTDIALPDMQAKLSQIFATRAEKVMFIKGDPNCDFQEVAKVIDIGTAAGVDHIGIITPKIAAGQ, encoded by the coding sequence ATGGCAATGTCAACAGGGGGCGGCCCGGGAAAACTGGCGTCCGACCCAAACGTCACACCGCTGATCGACGTGCTGCTGGTGCTGCTGATCATTTTCATGGTCATCGTGCCGGTTACGCCGCATGGCCTGAACGCGCAGGTGCCGCTACCGCCGAAGCACAAGACGCAGACAGAGAATGACACTGCGATTGTGGTGCAGGTCTTCAATGGCAGCAATGGCACGGCGTCCTACAAGATCAACCAGACCGATATTGCTCTGCCTGATATGCAGGCCAAGCTGAGCCAGATTTTTGCCACACGCGCCGAGAAGGTCATGTTCATCAAGGGCGATCCGAACTGCGACTTTCAGGAAGTCGCCAAGGTGATCGACATTGGTACGGCTGCCGGCGTGGATCATATTGGCATCATCACGCCGAAGATCGCGGCAGGTCAGTAA
- a CDS encoding ExbD/TolR family protein, translating into MGIVVRNEGSKVNSDINVTPMVDVMLVLLIIFMVITPLLENKVQVDLVHSRNAIPMEDASKSDAEIVAITRDNKVFLGQNEVSLSQLGQDVQNDLQNRTNKIVFFRADARSGYGTVMDAIDAVRTAGVQQVAMLTDQQAAPVAQTSPAGE; encoded by the coding sequence ATGGGAATCGTAGTCAGAAACGAAGGCAGCAAGGTCAACTCAGACATCAACGTCACCCCGATGGTGGACGTGATGCTGGTGCTGCTGATCATCTTCATGGTCATCACACCGCTGCTTGAAAACAAGGTTCAGGTAGACCTGGTTCACAGCCGCAACGCCATTCCAATGGAAGATGCGAGCAAGTCGGATGCCGAGATTGTAGCCATCACGCGCGACAACAAGGTGTTTCTCGGCCAGAATGAAGTATCGCTGAGTCAGCTTGGCCAGGATGTGCAGAACGACCTGCAGAATCGCACCAACAAGATCGTCTTCTTCCGCGCCGATGCCCGCTCCGGGTACGGAACCGTGATGGACGCGATTGATGCGGTGCGCACCGCGGGCGTGCAACAGGTAGCCATGCTGACAGATCAGCAAGCCGCCCCGGTGGCACAAACCAGTCCGGCTGGCGAATAG
- a CDS encoding MotA/TolQ/ExbB proton channel family protein, which translates to MILAHLSHATSHLANLAFFQDQQAVGFSLPDMWHQMGDLAKGVVFVLFIMSIWSLAVMIDRWLYFSAARKQSREFAPKVAGALREGKLDEAVKVADRNKKSHLAEVVTAGLQEFRNYGGGGSAVTPEQIESSKRALERAEAIVHAKLKRGLGALATIGSTAPFVGLFGTVAGILKAFNEIATMKTPGIGAVAGGISEALVTTAFGLLVAVPAVWTFNYFTNKVESFDVEMDNSSSELVDYFIKQSRR; encoded by the coding sequence GTGATTCTCGCTCATCTCTCGCACGCAACTTCTCATCTGGCCAACCTGGCCTTCTTCCAGGATCAGCAGGCCGTTGGCTTCAGCCTGCCGGACATGTGGCACCAGATGGGTGACCTGGCCAAGGGCGTGGTCTTTGTGCTGTTCATCATGTCCATCTGGTCGCTGGCCGTCATGATTGACCGCTGGCTCTATTTCAGCGCTGCCCGCAAGCAGTCGCGCGAATTCGCCCCCAAGGTTGCCGGTGCGCTGCGCGAAGGCAAGCTGGACGAGGCCGTGAAGGTCGCCGACCGCAACAAGAAGTCTCACCTCGCCGAAGTGGTGACCGCTGGTCTGCAGGAGTTCCGCAACTACGGTGGCGGCGGCAGCGCGGTGACCCCGGAGCAGATTGAGTCGTCCAAGCGCGCCCTTGAGCGTGCCGAAGCGATTGTGCACGCCAAGCTGAAGCGCGGCCTCGGCGCGCTGGCCACCATCGGTTCGACGGCCCCGTTCGTGGGTCTGTTCGGAACGGTCGCCGGTATTCTGAAGGCCTTCAATGAAATCGCCACGATGAAGACGCCGGGTATCGGCGCAGTCGCCGGCGGTATCTCTGAAGCGCTGGTGACCACGGCATTCGGCCTTCTGGTGGCCGTGCCCGCTGTGTGGACGTTCAACTACTTCACGAACAAGGTGGAATCCTTTGACGTGGAGATGGACAACTCCTCGAGCGAACTGGTCGATTACTTCATCAAGCAGAGCCGCCGCTAA
- a CDS encoding energy transducer TonB — MFEDALMESGGKIKTKSKYYVWVGVFLNCSILAAVVLYPLIYPEALPKAMMTTLLVAPPPPPPPPPPPPPTPPQPKVQMQVNPMAVPTKIPKVIKMVKQQPPPSTGVMGAGVAGAGDGVPGGIFSGLGSGPAPVVKAAPQKPLRVSAGVVSGNKIGGVNPSYPPIAKAARIQGTVVLSALISKAGTIEDLKVVSGPAMLQNAALEAVRTWRYKPYILNGEPVQVETQINVVFNLGD; from the coding sequence ATGTTTGAAGATGCATTGATGGAATCCGGCGGCAAGATTAAAACGAAGAGCAAGTACTACGTCTGGGTCGGCGTGTTCCTGAACTGCTCGATTCTGGCCGCTGTTGTTCTTTATCCGCTGATCTATCCAGAGGCGCTGCCGAAGGCGATGATGACGACCTTGCTGGTCGCTCCGCCGCCGCCGCCGCCACCACCTCCGCCGCCACCGCCGACACCGCCGCAGCCCAAGGTGCAGATGCAGGTGAATCCGATGGCTGTGCCGACCAAGATTCCCAAAGTGATCAAGATGGTCAAGCAGCAGCCGCCACCGAGCACCGGCGTGATGGGCGCGGGTGTGGCAGGCGCTGGCGACGGCGTACCGGGCGGCATCTTCAGCGGTCTGGGTTCCGGTCCTGCTCCCGTGGTCAAGGCTGCTCCGCAAAAGCCGCTGCGCGTCTCTGCCGGTGTAGTCTCGGGTAACAAGATTGGCGGCGTGAATCCGTCCTATCCTCCGATCGCCAAGGCAGCACGCATTCAGGGCACAGTGGTCCTTTCCGCGCTGATTTCGAAGGCGGGCACCATCGAAGATCTGAAAGTTGTCTCCGGTCCGGCGATGTTGCAGAATGCAGCTCTGGAAGCCGTCCGCACGTGGCGCTACAAGCCTTACATCCTGAACGGTGAGCCCGTGCAGGTGGAAACCCAGATCAACGTGGTCTTTAACCTGGGTGATTAG
- the secF gene encoding protein translocase subunit SecF, translated as MELFHDVKIDWLGKKWYFLGFSLIFSVSGILSLLFWHHLPLDVDFSGGTVVQVKFESKPNVDKIRHATDRAGLRDAVIEQYGSATDNEVLITLGEKATNNASLDQSRAAIVQTLARNYSKTGSTAAGKLDLDNASKSALANWLDQQDPEHLGTDNQNAQLKYAQQAAAIAAYRDAHGGLLNSVSELKSVADPAVVQALDQGAYLSGFAVRNVEIVGPQVGAQLRHQALMAVLYSLAGMLIYLWFRFELIYGVAAVVAVFHDTIITIGAFSLRDMEMSLTVIAAILTLIGYSMNDTIVVFDRIRENLRMSRREPLADVVNRSINQTLSRTVLTSGLTFLTALSLFFFGGEVLHPFSFALVVGIAIGTYSSIAVAAPMLVAYQNWRAKRGKSAALPAAKKAKI; from the coding sequence GTGGAACTGTTTCACGACGTAAAGATCGATTGGCTGGGGAAGAAGTGGTACTTCCTCGGATTCTCGCTGATTTTCAGCGTATCGGGCATCTTGTCGCTGCTGTTCTGGCACCATTTGCCGCTCGATGTGGACTTCAGCGGCGGCACCGTGGTGCAGGTGAAGTTTGAGAGCAAGCCGAATGTGGACAAGATTCGCCATGCCACCGATCGCGCGGGCCTGCGCGATGCGGTGATTGAGCAGTACGGCTCCGCTACGGACAACGAAGTGCTGATCACTCTGGGCGAGAAGGCAACCAACAATGCCTCTCTGGACCAGAGCCGCGCGGCGATTGTGCAGACGCTGGCGCGGAACTACTCAAAGACGGGTTCAACAGCCGCCGGCAAGCTGGATCTGGACAATGCGAGCAAGAGTGCGCTCGCCAACTGGCTCGACCAGCAGGACCCCGAGCACCTGGGCACGGACAACCAGAATGCACAGCTGAAGTATGCGCAGCAGGCGGCGGCCATTGCCGCTTACCGCGATGCGCATGGTGGCCTGCTGAATTCGGTGAGTGAGCTGAAAAGCGTGGCCGACCCGGCCGTGGTGCAGGCGCTGGACCAGGGCGCGTACCTGTCAGGATTTGCTGTGCGCAACGTGGAGATTGTCGGCCCGCAGGTGGGCGCGCAGCTTCGCCACCAGGCATTGATGGCGGTGCTCTATTCACTGGCGGGCATGCTGATCTATCTGTGGTTCCGATTTGAGCTGATTTACGGCGTGGCGGCCGTGGTGGCCGTCTTCCATGACACGATCATCACGATTGGCGCCTTCAGCCTGCGGGACATGGAAATGTCGCTCACGGTGATTGCCGCCATTCTGACGCTTATCGGTTATTCGATGAACGACACGATCGTGGTCTTTGACCGCATTCGTGAGAACCTGCGCATGAGCCGCCGCGAGCCTCTGGCTGACGTGGTGAACCGCAGCATCAACCAGACGCTGAGCCGGACGGTGTTGACCTCTGGACTGACGTTTTTGACGGCTTTGTCGCTGTTCTTCTTTGGCGGTGAGGTGCTGCATCCATTCTCTTTCGCGCTGGTCGTGGGCATTGCAATCGGCACGTATTCCTCGATTGCGGTGGCTGCGCCGATGCTGGTGGCCTATCAGAACTGGCGCGCGAAGCGGGGCAAGTCGGCAGCATTACCGGCGGCGAAGAAAGCAAAAATCTGA
- the secD gene encoding protein translocase subunit SecD: protein MRTNLRAKTILIVVILIAFVYGIFGIPKGFSGAALQTAILNRIQLGLDLKGGTHLILQVMTDEAVAAQAAQDAETIQGDLQQNGITGEQVTNPEPKQNPGLVTIQGAPAAHVQDINSVLQQQFSQEYTISQNGNTSWTLQMKPTVETQMKQKAVTQSIEVIRQRVDALGVTSPVVAPYNLGSDQILVELPGVDDPARVRNVIQSTAKLEFHLVEGGPWPDQQSALQAIGGSVPYDSELVQSVIGASGPGSPAAWYEVTKVPVVGGTDIRDAQPGTNPNTNEPQVNFYLTTSAGDKFGRFTTANKGKPLGIVLDNRLQEVATINDTIRDQGTISGGGISMQEAKDLSLMLRTGALPASIKYLQESTIGPSLGMDSIHAGVMASIFGMSAVLIFMLIYYKGAGINADLALILNLVILLGFMGYTHSVLTLPGIAGVILTVGMGVDSNVLIFERIREELRAGKAPSAAVDQGFAHAWTTILDTHVTTVVSAAILFIFGTGAVRGFAVTLTFGLLANLFTAVFVSRVIFEANLNRKQRGEAISI from the coding sequence ATGCGTACGAATCTCAGAGCAAAAACAATTCTTATTGTCGTTATCCTGATTGCCTTTGTTTATGGCATTTTCGGTATTCCCAAGGGCTTCAGCGGGGCGGCGCTGCAGACGGCGATTCTTAATCGCATTCAGCTTGGACTCGACCTGAAGGGCGGCACGCACCTGATTTTGCAGGTGATGACGGACGAGGCGGTGGCCGCGCAGGCTGCACAGGATGCCGAAACCATTCAGGGCGACCTGCAACAGAACGGCATCACGGGCGAGCAGGTGACGAATCCTGAGCCGAAGCAGAACCCGGGGCTGGTGACGATTCAAGGCGCGCCGGCGGCGCACGTGCAGGACATCAACTCGGTGCTGCAGCAGCAGTTCAGCCAGGAATACACAATCTCGCAAAACGGCAACACGTCGTGGACTCTGCAGATGAAGCCGACGGTCGAGACGCAGATGAAGCAGAAGGCCGTCACGCAGTCGATCGAGGTGATCCGGCAGCGCGTGGATGCGCTGGGTGTGACCTCGCCGGTGGTGGCGCCCTACAACCTGGGCAGCGATCAGATTCTGGTGGAACTGCCGGGCGTCGATGATCCGGCGCGCGTGCGCAACGTGATTCAGTCCACGGCGAAGCTGGAGTTCCACCTGGTTGAGGGCGGGCCATGGCCCGATCAGCAATCGGCTTTGCAGGCCATCGGCGGCTCTGTGCCGTATGACTCCGAGCTGGTGCAGAGTGTGATTGGCGCCTCGGGGCCGGGCAGCCCGGCGGCCTGGTATGAGGTCACGAAGGTTCCGGTGGTGGGCGGCACGGATATTCGCGATGCGCAGCCGGGCACCAATCCGAACACGAATGAGCCGCAGGTGAACTTTTACCTGACGACTTCCGCCGGCGACAAGTTCGGCCGCTTCACGACGGCGAACAAGGGCAAGCCGCTCGGCATCGTGCTCGACAATCGCCTGCAGGAAGTGGCGACCATCAACGATACGATTCGCGATCAGGGAACGATCTCGGGTGGCGGCATCTCGATGCAGGAGGCAAAGGACCTCTCGCTGATGCTGCGCACCGGCGCGCTGCCGGCTTCGATCAAGTATCTGCAGGAGAGCACCATCGGGCCCTCTCTCGGTATGGACTCGATTCACGCCGGAGTGATGGCGTCCATCTTTGGCATGTCGGCCGTGCTGATCTTCATGCTGATCTATTACAAGGGCGCGGGCATCAATGCTGATCTGGCACTGATTCTGAACCTTGTGATCCTGCTCGGCTTCATGGGTTATACGCACTCGGTGCTGACGCTGCCTGGCATTGCCGGTGTGATTCTGACGGTCGGTATGGGCGTTGACTCGAACGTGCTGATCTTCGAGCGCATTCGTGAAGAGCTGCGCGCGGGCAAGGCGCCCTCGGCGGCTGTGGACCAGGGCTTTGCGCACGCCTGGACGACCATTCTGGATACGCACGTGACCACAGTGGTTTCGGCTGCGATTCTGTTCATCTTCGGTACAGGCGCGGTGCGCGGCTTTGCCGTGACGCTGACCTTTGGCTTGCTCGCGAATCTGTTCACGGCAGTGTTTGTGTCGCGCGTCATCTTTGAGGCGAACCTGAACCGGAAGCAGCGCGGAGAAGCAATTTCAATTTAG
- the yajC gene encoding preprotein translocase subunit YajC has translation MLTLLLSALPAGKPILALFLFASALPAGVTELLPFLFIILVFYFLLIRPNQNRQKKWQQMLSSLKAGDRITTTGGIRGVILSIKDDVVQIRVAPDNVRLEVVKSAIAAVTTQDESQK, from the coding sequence GTGTTGACCCTACTTCTGTCTGCCCTGCCCGCCGGGAAGCCTATACTGGCGCTCTTTCTGTTCGCCAGCGCGTTGCCTGCCGGCGTGACCGAGCTGCTTCCTTTCCTCTTTATCATTCTTGTCTTCTATTTTCTGCTGATTCGCCCGAATCAGAACCGGCAGAAGAAATGGCAGCAGATGCTGTCGAGCCTGAAGGCGGGAGACCGCATCACGACGACGGGCGGCATCCGGGGCGTCATTCTGTCCATTAAGGATGACGTGGTGCAGATTCGGGTGGCCCCGGACAATGTTCGGCTGGAAGTGGTGAAGAGCGCGATTGCGGCGGTCACAACCCAGGACGAGAGCCAGAAGTAG